In the genome of Aedes aegypti strain LVP_AGWG chromosome 2, AaegL5.0 Primary Assembly, whole genome shotgun sequence, the window TTCCCTTAAAATGGGATTCAGATGTATGGACTTCATTGACGTACCCACAATACTTTTCTGGAGagcgttttgcattttttctttcTGGATCTGGATCAAGGCTGGTAGTATGATCGTATAAGAAATAATAACTTTCGACACTTCTAGTTAAAAAAGAGACCATACATATATTATGAATACTAAGAGATACCTAACAGGAAGCACGAGATGAGAGTTTGATTACTACGTTGAACAGACATTTTTCTATGTCTAATTCAGTGGccctttttggaatttctcatgacattacgacaagtataacAGCTCGATTTACTATAGATTTCTATTCACGTATTAATATGCAGATCTCTTCaggagttttgatatttttcacgaactttctaagtaattcttccaaaagatTTGTTTTATATACCTTCATTAATTAAATCTGGATTTTTTCTGAGGTTGGTCACATCAGGAAtcattcatccaaaaattattccattaatttctctaggacttcctccagcaTTTCTGTTTagagtttcttcaaaaattcattcaggaatttctccatttttctttttgaagaattttcaatgaaatatttatatattttcctGGACCGAATCCCTGAACCTTTAATCAAGTTTTAAAGGATCTATGGAGATtgggaaattttacagaaaaaataacaaagaaATGTTAGAACCGCatcaacaatattttgatgatatGCTGGAGACATTCCAAGAGAAATTTTGGGAGGAACCTAATGAGGAATCCTAGAAACAAATTTACAGAGGAgttctttgaaaagtttataataGATATCATCGAATAATACCTGAAGAATGTTTAAtgcaattcctgaaaaaaatcgtggatgaatatttcaaaaaatccttatgaaaatgccTGGAATGAATGAAAAAATCGGCTTAGGAATTATTGTAAGATTTCATGGAAAAGTGTCgaaataaataaacttttgcaAAAGCATTAGAGTGCTCTAAGATTTTTTGACcaaatcctgaagaaaattcttcTAACCATCCATTGAACAATCGCAGGTAgcatacctgaagaaatttctgaaagtattcaagaaaaaatcaatggagaaattactaaaattcctgaagcattctgaagatctgagaaaaatatcattaagaacttgtggaatagacgactgaaaggttttgtaggtttctctggagcctcaaGAATTTTGCACCAGGTGTTTATTTGTTTTGTATAATAGgcgaaaaaacaattttgtattttttcaagttttcaacttATCAACTGCTCATGAACGACACTCAACtggaaccacagacaaacagacgtatcacttagaacaaatcttaatcaaaatcatagtcacgaagacatgtacgcccaattcTATAATCGGTgtatggcggtagtgtgtaaacgtcaaacacgaacaaaaacgatacgagcgctgcgggtggcggatcggccacctaccatatttttgaatcgaccgttaaaaaggtggtcgatggacaacgatgagagtgtgacgtctgtttgtcttaCCAATTTAGCAATCTTAAGTTCTGAATCCTtgtctaaacatgttttattttgaGTAATTGAAAATCGTTAAAAGGATTGAACATGTCAACTAGCGTTTTGATAACGGCGCAGCCGACAAATTTTATGGTTTAGGAGATTATTTGTCACAAAAACCAAATATTCTTCCATCTattactgtttcaaaataatttccctgagtgtagccaaaattccctgagaattccaggtttttccaggttgaataaaaatccctgataattccaggttttccaggtagtagacagcCACATGACTTGACTATCACACCTTGAAGGAGTGTGCACACTTTTGTGACGGTTTAACTTGGGACGTAATCAGcaatacaagtttttttttgtatattatcATTTCCTCCTAACAGATCGGGAGTCCCTGAAATACAACGAAGAGGAACGGAACCTTCTAATTGGCGAATACAACCGATTGCTGTACTTTTTGAAGCATATTTTGGCGGACGTCGAGAGTCGAGCAGAGTACGAGCAAATCATGGAAGTCATCAAGGGTGCCAAAGAAACTTTGTAAGTGCGAATACTTTTTCCATCGTGTTTTATTTAAATATACTATTCATATATTGCTTATTTAAGAATGGTAGTGCTTAAAATTATCAACATCGATTTTGGGATGCCGATAGTCTAAGTTATGCTATATAGAGGGAATATTGCTTCGAATTCAATTGCCTAAATGAGCGACTTGGATTAACTTTTTAAACTATAAAAGAGCCACATCTGGTCGATGCTTGCATTTAATGGGATACACtgagtgtaatttaaaattcataaaGTGATTGGAGGGCCAACCATGTATACGATATTGCTAATCATGGGGTAATAAACAGTGcatttttaattattaattCTCAACTCAAGTTTTAATCTAAATTAGTATAGTCATTGCTTTTATGCGTTTTTTTATCACATGTTCCGGTAATACTTTGGTCGCCGTTGTTTTCCTCCTCTTCACTATCCTTGTTCAAAATTACTAATATCTAGTAAACAAAAGATTCTATCTTTAGGTTAGTATGTAATTCGAGAGCTTTTTAAGCAAGTTCATTGATTTCTATTTCTGTCTGGTGATTGCGATCTCAGAGGAAGTTTTGAAGGCACGTATGTTGAGCGATTCTATCAAGATGTAGGTAGCGCTATGACGAATATACACATAATGAATGATTAATTGTGAATTATTAGCAATCGTGGGTTTGCTATTTTATGGTATTGTAAATGTTGTCTTCTACAGGACTAGCAACATTTGATGCACAACGATTGCCAGCAGGGTTATGACTAACGATTTGGCACGAATCGCTGGAGGGAACATTGATACGGATGCTTGTAAATCGTTTCTCGGGTCGTGGCGGAGCGGGAAAAACTGGATGTTTCTGAGGCGATACAGATGTGGATCCACCGGGACTATCGGCGCATATTTCAGCGTAGATACTTTCCGATGGAGTTCGTCGTTCAGGTTCTTGCAAAACGATCGAGTCTCGTACGTTGCTATATGGTAGATCATCCAATAAGCTCCACTGAGTGCGATGGGAACTTTCAGCGAGATCTTCTTCTCTGTTGAGACTCTGTAAATCTTCGAATGATAGTATGATTTCCGACCGCTTTTTATCGTTTGCCTTGGATTTGTTCTTGCTGTCGTTTAATCGCTGAGGACTAGCCAGGTTGAGCAAATGTTGTATACTGGAGTGTGATTTGCTATGCTGTTTAGTTTTCACATGGAACTCACTGTAGAGCTTTTCAGTCATGAAAGACTGTTGTTTGGCGCTGCTTCTTATAGGGAAGAATATGGTATCTTCCGAATCCGagagaatttcttcggaattgtTTCTCTCGATCATATTAAGATGGTTAACCAAGTCTGGTTTTTCTGTACTTCGGATATCCATACTACTGCTGCCACCTTTCAACTCAATGTGCTGTAAAGAAAGACACTTCTGCAAACCATTTCCGTTACTTGTCTCGCCAGGGATTCCACTAACCATATCATCGAATCCAATGTCCGAATTAGCTCTGCTGATACTGGTATTGGTGCCGTTGATATCGATGTCTCCGAATCTTTCCTGTATCAATCTGGACATGTCCTGGTAACGATCAATACTGGCTTGTTTCTTTTCCTGTTCGTCAACTGCATTTTCCTGTGATGGACTTTCATGTGATCGGAAGCCtttgaaccattttttcttGCTCGGAGTAAACACTTTCATTTTATCGCTTATTCCAGATGCTAAGGACATCGGCTGCTGCTCCGGATCGTTCTGTTGCATGTGTTCtggctgttgctgttgttgacTACATTCGAGGTTCTCCAGATcatttttactgaaaaatatGATCGAGTCCTCTTTCTCGTGCCCGGAAGAGGAGTTTTGATTCCGATCGCTGCTGCCAAACAGTCGAGTTAGTCTGAGTCTTTTGAGAACTTCGCTTTTAGGTCCAAAACCACCGTTGACGGAAATTGTTAGATGATTTAGACTGTTAGACGACTGCTGCTGCTGAACAGCGTTGATCATTTGCTGGAGCTCTACCCAGTTCGTATCGTTGTCAACTACACGGGTGAAATTTTCACAGTTGAATTGGCAAAATTTAAGAACCGTTTGAACGTTTCCATTGAGGAACATCCGCTGTTCGTTATCGAAACCCAGCGAGCATTTGGTGAATTTCATCTGGGGGGTTATGTGTAGTTTAGTGAGGCTGAGCGACGACGTCAGATCCTGTTCATCAAGGGGGCATGCCACAATGAAGTTTTCGTTGCTGATTTTGGCGATGGTGATGTACTCTGAAAAGGAAAAATCGTTATTCATGGCACTCCAATACTACAATAGAGTCGTTCTAGAATTAAACTAAAAAGCGCCTTCCGCGCTTTCACTGTAGGGTAATCCGGGGGAGGATGAGTAATGACATTCGGaggaaagtagcacaatcgatATTATAATATTATTAGTGCCTGTAATAACTTCTGAAGAAtaggtagggtaggtgtaccagttatggacatagtggttccctatttcgccatacgccATTACTTTAATgcattcaaattttgaaaatgtttgtgtgttgtagtagttagatttaacatatatcttgatgtaaaaacattcaaaaagatttgaaatatgaaagttattgaaattttacttatggccaaatagggaaccactatggccataactggtacactttccctacctGAAACCACTCTTGAAGGTGTGGTTTCTAAACAAAAAGCTTAATGAGTTGCTAGAGGTCATCCATGAATTagatgaatttctgtaggaatttttgtatggtttattgaagtgatttctaAGCAATTCCTTGTTATACTCCAGAAAtaaaccctggaagaattccaagcGTAACTCTTAATCAATGactaaagaaattttttagatagattttagaaaaaaatcacgGAATCATTCCAAGCGTAACTCTTAACCAAtgtctaaagaaattttttagatagattttagaaaaaaatcacgAAATCATCACTGGGGAATCTTCGGTGTAGCCCAAAGAGGAATCATCAGAATACTTCTTCCTTATATCGTTAGGACAATTCTAAAACGGAATCATAGGGGAAATGCATAAAAGATCATTGAAGAAAAACTTTGGAGATTCATAGCGAATGTTAAGCGGAATCTaaggcgctattcggtttagaGATGAAATGTCTATATTATTCAAAGCATAGCCATCAGTGATCTTTGCATGCGTTACTCACCAGGCACGTTATTCTGGGTGCCACCGGAACTTGTGTTCATACTGGCTATCAGCTTCAGGTTCAATGGCATATTGACCTCCGATTGCATGATGAACCCAATTCGGTGCACGCATTCCCGGTTCAGTTGCTTCGGCGCTTTGCTGCTACTGTTTGGATGCCCGAGACTGCTGCTTTTTTGCATCACTGGCGCCGTGTGCTGTTCAATTTCGTAGAACTTTCCTTTGGCCGATAACGAAACGTAGTATATCTGTGAGAAGAATATGTTCAATCAAAGTCATTATTGTTTGATAAAATTCCACGAGCATACCTGTCGGTTGTCTCCCAGCAATTGGGCATATTTGCCGCGTTCTTTCTCCGCACCACCAACATTTCCGCTCACAGATGCAGAGTCCTTCTGACTAGATGATGACTTGTGATCTCCATCCTGGAATACGGCTAGCAAACGGTAAACCTGACCTGCCTTAGCAGTTGCCTTAACGTAATGCGTTTTGTGGTTAAAATTGTctgtgaagaaaaaaatattagattAGGCCAGTATGTCAAttattcaatttgaatattgttttttaCCATGAGATTCGGTGTAGGCGGAGATGTTTTCCAACGAAAGAAATTTATATACACGCTCTCGGACCAGTTGAACAATGGTGGTGTAGATGACAGCCGTTTGAGCTCCTTTCTCATTGAGAAATGAGAAATATCctagaaaagaaaaagaaatatattttatactaTTTTGGTCTAAGTTCAAATGAATTTGAATGCGAGTGGTGCCTCGCATTTACTTattatcatcttcttcttcttcttggcattacgtccccactgggacagagcctgcttagtgttcttatgagcacttccacagttataaactgagagctatctttgccaaagttgctattttcgcattcgtatatcgtgtggcaggtacgacaaTACTCTaagcctagggaagtcaaggaaatttacattacgaaaagatcctggacccaCCGGGAATCGAAGCTGTGTATTATAAGCGAGCTTTTTTCATGATGTGATTACTCAATATAAGATGCGGCCGGCCTTGGATTAAATTGTctttgaaaatcataaaaatttaaaacatcgcaaataaatttaattcataGTAAATTACCATTAAAGTCATTACACTTATTTAAAATATCTTAAGAATTCTAAAACAAATCACTAATGGTTAAAGTTAATGGATTTCTCAACTTTCTTTTTCACATGGTTGCTACAGAGCTTCATTGATTTTCGTCGACAAACTTTAGACAAACCGAACCGGAtgaatattgctgtgtgcatttgaaatgcaaatatcaaatgcgggaacaccaaatgcggtaagatttccACAAGCAACCCGATGCCAAAGATagcttttctttgctaggttggcggtgatatgagtaccgtaaagtgccgtaattcagcgcagttaacgaataaaacatttcaaatgcttaattaaaaatgagtattgcatcaacaaaaaagctttatgggTGGATCGATTTAGATTAtggcaaaaatataaactagactgtattcacacgttacaattgtgatttttttgaaatagttcactcgttgaaattgcctaattccgcgcatatTAACGCATATTaacgcttttccatattccgcgcagaagaatgcctaattccgcgcacttgcaaaacaatcaaattaacatttattttgtataaggcagcatccattcattacgtaacgctgaaattgaacattttcaaccCCCTACCCCCCTCcacaacactttttgtatgaaaaaaaaagtaaagttttgtatgagccgtaacgtagacttttttatatttttttgactaTCACATGAAATAAGGATAAAAATTTGTTGTAGTCTtttcctgagacgagactcgcgaagacggtcttcttattctgtcattgctgagttttttactTATTCCTCTGTGTTTGTATCAATCATGcgcaaaccctcacatgaacatccCAGCAAATATGCAATTGcgattgcatcacaccgaaacataaaaagcctttgaagtgaaattttatgCCAGAAAAAGTTGCAGACATTTGAAATAACTatagtcttgtgtttagatttatcagcagctTTGGAAAAACTGATCCGAACACTGAGGCTtttataacagtttattttgaatacaatacatTTTCAGCATTTGGACGTTTCGCGACTGCggagacgttgatattttttccttttccttgtcagctttggggttgcatgttattccagaagaaatttcaaaaaaatatgcagTTTGGCGAAATCGCCGCGACTacctctacacacttaaattattttaccgtaatccgtgaatttcaccgtaatctcaacagctgatcagttcggtaaaataaaacaccgtaattccgtcgaaattcaacggattgcggtgaaattttaccgaaaactgtaaacatttaccgtactccgttaatttatttcaccaaaattttCAGCTGTTGGGTTTTACGTTGAATttcacggattcctgtaaaataatttaagtctgTATATTCGTATTCTGCACTGTTCATacaataacaaatgtttatggacCTTGGTTTTGGACTAACTTTTCCTCCCaccatgaatgaccacgtggtttctgaACGGCCGCTAGTTTCCCTGTAAGTGGGCTTTCTCGATATTCCGGTTGTTTGCGAAACGTATTTATGCATGAAAATACTTCCTCAGATAAATATTCAGCTGTGAAGACCAGTATAGCATGTTTTACTTGTTTGTTGTTCTATAAATagcagtgcgcggaattagggacTTATGAAAAATGACGTGCCCTAATGCCGCGCAATACTTTTTGGGATAAATCTCCATAATTATActaatatttgataagatttcatagaagcatcatgaaacacatctgtagcaagtagtttcatagaatattgcataaataacaaaacattttcaatatagaaATCACGTTTGTCTGTGTCCTACAGCCTTAGCACGGATGctaaggaaattgaaaaaatggcgTCTACTCAGACGGGTctccactgattatttttttacgccgcgaaaaattgctctatttgctttcatttgtgattcaaacttattctaaaTCAAAGTAGCATCAAATGGCGTTAAAAGTTGCTGCAGTATTGATGTGTATTTCCATatgtaaataattttgtatgaaatgcgcggaattaggcaatgcgctgaattagggcactttacggtaattgttgctaggtgtcctttgattgtttcgtcttaccgcatttggagctTATTTAGCCGatatttgcacctcaaatgcaaacagcaatactatAAAATAGTTACTAGTACATGATTCAATACTCATCAGATTAATCCAAAagtcaataaactgtttcaatagtaaaactattgataaacaatcaatttactgTTGAAAACAATCAAACAACCGATTTCGAAAAATGTAGACCATTTGCAACATTAtttgttcaagcactttttATAAAGGCgcttttttcgtaaaaaatagTCGATCAAAGTCGTGGAAAAGAAAGGGTTAAAATCCTGGAACAATCATTGAGGGGTtattcgtggaaaattttctgcATTAACCCCTGGTGGACGATCAGGGGGAATCCTTGATACGTTCAAAGATCCGTcattgtaatcatcgtcatcatctaaaCTTTaacagcagtttttctgttcaaaactgaaatttattcgaCGAAAATGTATTGACTGTATTTTGGTTAGAGAATAGAATACAATGAACAATTTTTCATGTaacctttcatattttttttttcaaattgatgaCGCATCTTGCCCCCGGTAGAAATCCTCGAagaatttcttgtaaaaatttctggagaaactccagggAACTCttttggaattaaaaaaaaaaaaaacaaaatgctatAGAAATCTTTATCTCTCACATAAATTCGTTCGAGTAGAATCACTGGAGAttttactgaaggaatttcagTATTAATAGTTTAATCATATAATGTCTACTGgactttgtagtttttttttaccataaataATTCGATTAAACAACGTTCTCACGTACCTTCgcttttattttcagaaaacttATTTAGTAACGGCGAGCACTTGCTTGTCACCTCATTCTAGTGGACCTCCGAGTTACTTCATGGTATGTATAAAATTATGAGAGTTTGAAAGTAGGCATAGAGATAAGTTTGAATAGAACTTTTTGTCATTTGGGTAACATTTACCCTGATATTTGTTTTAGAAATGATACTTAAGTTCACTGTATTGTATTGAATGCTTTTCATACTAATTGAACAAAAAGAAATCCATTTTGGAATGTGCTTCGTCTTGCGGCGGCCTTCTagtattcttcattttacttCTACAGTTAGAGTTATTGAGAGTATTTTGTTCAAGTGATACCATTTTCGAATTTTACCTCCGTGGCTAAAatgcaaagtcatgctgaagatgCTTCGGTTCGTTACCAAGTCAGTCCAGAATCTCCTCGTAAtgcaaaattttcttgacttccttggaAATGAAGTAAATTACGGCGGGGTAAGTGGAAAAATCAACCGTTAACTTCATCTTGTCGTTCAGTATATGTAGATAATGTAGTAAAGCGAACTTTTTATAGGTTACAAATGGGTGACTACataatatataaatataatTTGTTTAGATTTTTCTGATGATTTCACCATTCCACCTTGAGTATGAGGAACTTAAAATTTTACGTTGAATAATCCATTTTTCGCAGCATGGTGGGGGTAAGTAGATCACCAGTAAAATTTAACCTGTACCTAATGTTATGAACAATGCATAACAACAACGATGTGACACtaattcttgttattagtgGTGTGTTACACAATTTCATAGTTTTCAAATGAAACATGTTCTCAATATACCAAAATGTTATGGTAAGTGTTTAAACATTAATTCGAACAAATAAATAATTGATAACTATAATCGGGGAATTTATTagtcaagtggttagagtccgtggctacaaagcaaggtcatgctgaaggtgtctaggttcgattcccggtcggtccaggatcttttcgtaatgaaaatttccttgacttcactgggcatagagtatcatcgtatttgccgcacgatatactaatgcaaaaatggcaagtttggcaaagaaagctctcagttaataactgtggaagtgctcataagcacactaagctgagtagcaggctctgtcccagtgaggacgtaatgccaagaagaagaagataaactataatcttttgaagaaatgttgTCCTTTTCATATGCATACATTATACTGAAATGATGTAGGGTTAGTCTTGCATATATTTTCGATAGAAACTTGTTGTTTGGAAATTATCCATAACATGTACTTTTGTTtgacaaactgaaatcttttcgtttttatatatttttctccctttcaatttagtttagaaaaaaacactatcactaaaaaatagtttttgaggTTTAATCTTTTTTTCAATGCAGGAAAAAAAGGCGGCTTTTCTGCTAGGTGGATTAATCAACATTTGATAttacaattttgataaatctcgcataacttatgatctcgccctaaaagccgaGAGGTAACCGAGAGTGTAGCTtattgttttaaatcgaatgaATGGACCGAGTTAAAAACTACAATCACTGGCAGATAGAGGAGGACTTTCTTTTCATTGTAgcgttaaataacgtgtaaatgcATTCTTTTGTTCAGTTACAACAAGCTACatacttggttaccaatggctttcatggcgagatcataaattaagcgaAAAAAGTCCGTTGGAAATAATaggaattttcatttttattttcattttgcagcgtttggtgaggcactgagagcgcaagtcagtccaaagccggggacAGGGATAAGTAATGGCCgtaggggcaatgggggcaatatgaacatacggggcaatatgagccaccccggttttgacctcaaaaacagtgttttaatgtctagtgtcattatgatctgctaaagGATGCCTCAAATAGTCACCACAAtgaaaaccgtaagaatattcgtttgaacacttaagatatttacaaaaatgtacaaattagtccttcgtcatgaaaagcttataattttggcagtttttaattaagcctataagacagttatatttataattctggtaaattttaccaatccattgaaacttctgatcataatgaacagttcgtgagcgaaatcagatttgttcgtaaacaaaattattgaaaaacaatatattattttcaagatgaaggggcggggcaaaatgagccacctagatttaagcaaaacaaacgatgttttgaacataaaaatgttttgcctaAATATACCAGATTATTCTTAtactgcatagtcatctttatgcaccattacaagtggaacactttgctagaaaatacgttgaaccaagtatcgcaatttagtactagtataacatggttgatttactatgtattatgtagctttaaaaaataagccgctagaatcaataatttcaagcaaagctaatacaatttcctttccaataatgtactcttcaccactaactcttctctatactgttttaaatagaaaatcattcgattgaatgaagtggctcatattgccccgtagggtggctcataatgccccatatggttggtgaccacgtagaaaaacatggCTTTCCAATaagttcctgaaataatttgcaagttgatgttaacattaattatcgacgtaacatggaagataacattttatagtacaagtcacttgcatttaaaccataatttctgctgtttttctatgcattctATGACGTTTTTcttaggcggcccatattgccccgatcacccctaaTAGTCTATGCAAACCGCTTGAataccatcggaaaggataggaagggttggggtagggtaaagggaattggagaagacttgacacagtatgcgattaatgctgcaaaatttaaatgtgctgaaagtaatttaatttgagtttagAAGTTTAATTTGACTTactaaaattccaaatagatcggccattgtacaagtaagaaaaaatgagctgatcgctttctagaaattttataaataacaaaataataactatatgagagtgatgctaagggctgctgatggcacgatacaacgctttaggagcttttgatactgattgatactataaagaacgcaattcaatcgatctttatctgtttttatcatGTACAGATATACAATTATAATTCAGTTCACTGATTTGAcaatgctgatttatataaaaaatatttgatattactagtttatttgtttgtgtgatctatgagttaataataaaaaagaTTACTTCCTCTTGATgataatacttccctgaccagaattaTTCTATTTTGAGTGCCCTTTCCGAAGCtata includes:
- the LOC5571740 gene encoding uncharacterized protein LOC5571740 isoform X2 produces the protein MADALKLADMQRASVEFERQRHLANWLIESSPHMPKPTPQQQKQLQQQLGKKGKFKQNPMFFLAKIGHNMNIASSNNPPPLGTNLISSNSIASTFNSQTNLPLAIVSSSGRDGHKPKLRRFNSHDTSANMFSVAEFENARLARRNEIESAALLRQRQRYKLNSLSSGGDCSTGESKGSKLSSESTSEPLLAEQFLEKFSLPRVVRLSYTSDGASGSSSGDQTMTSSSSAESTSTSERKKKKKSAISSPSNGELFLLYRLMRSFKIYHVFNTKSGHNRKKGYKIPQDYPGYFSFLNEKGAQTAVIYTTIVQLVRERVYKFLSLENISAYTESHDNFNHKTHYVKATAKAGQVYRLLAVFQDGDHKSSSSQKDSASVSGNVGGAEKERGKYAQLLGDNRQIYYVSLSAKGKFYEIEQHTAPVMQKSSSLGHPNSSSKAPKQLNRECVHRIGFIMQSEVNMPLNLKLIASMNTSSGGTQNNVPEYITIAKISNENFIVACPLDEQDLTSSLSLTKLHITPQMKFTKCSLGFDNEQRMFLNGNVQTVLKFCQFNCENFTRVVDNDTNWVELQQMINAVQQQQSSNSLNHLTISVNGGFGPKSEVLKRLRLTRLFGSSDRNQNSSSGHEKEDSIIFFSKNDLENLECSQQQQQPEHMQQNDPEQQPMSLASGISDKMKVFTPSKKKWFKGFRSHESPSQENAVDEQEKKQASIDRYQDMSRLIQERFGDIDINGTNTSISRANSDIGFDDMHIELKGGSSSMDIRSTEKPDLVNHLNMIERNNSEEILSDSEDTIFFPIRSSAKQQSFMTEKLYSEFHVKTKQHSKSHSSIQHLLNLASPQRLNDSKNKSKANDKKRSEIILSFEDLQSLNREEDLAESSHRTQWSLLDDLPYSNVRDSIVLQEPERRTPSESIYAEICADSPGGSTSVSPQKHPVFPAPPRPEKRFTSIRINVPSSDSCQIVSHNPAGNRCASNVASPVEDNIYNTIK
- the LOC5571740 gene encoding uncharacterized protein LOC5571740 isoform X1, with the protein product MADALKLADMQRASVEFERQRHLANWLIESSPHMPKPTPQQQKQLQQQLGKKGKFKQNPMFFLAKIGHNMNIASSNNPPPLGTNLISSNSIASTFNSQTNLPLAIVSSSGRDGHKPKLRRFNSHDTSANMFSVAEFENARLARRNEIESAALLRQRQRYKLNSLSSGGDCSTGESKGSKLSSESTSEPLLAEQFLEKFSLPRVVRLSYTSDGASGSSSGDQTMTSSSSAESTSTSERKKKKKSAISSPSNGELFLLYRLMRSFKIYHVFNTKSGHNRKKGYKIPQDYPGYFSFLNEKGAQTAVIYTTIVQLVRERVYKFLSLENISAYTESHDNFNHKTHYVKATAKAGQVYRLLAVFQDGDHKSSSSQKDSASVSGNVGGAEKERGKYAQLLGDNRQIYYVSLSAKGKFYEIEQHTAPVMQKSSSLGHPNSSSKAPKQLNRECVHRIGFIMQSEVNMPLNLKLIASMNTSSGGTQNNVPEYITIAKISNENFIVACPLDEQDLTSSLSLTKLHITPQMKFTKCSLGFDNEQRMFLNGNVQTVLKFCQFNCENFTRVVDNDTNWVELQQMINAVQQQQSSNSLNHLTISVNGGFGPKSEVLKRLRLTRLFGSSDRNQNSSSGHEKEDSIIFFSKNDLENLECSQQQQQPEHMQQNDPEQQPMSLASGISDKMKVFTPSKKKWFKGFRSHESPSQENAVDEQEKKQASIDRYQDMSRLIQERFGDIDINGTNTSISRANSDIGFDDMVSGIPGETSNGNGLQKCLSLQHIELKGGSSSMDIRSTEKPDLVNHLNMIERNNSEEILSDSEDTIFFPIRSSAKQQSFMTEKLYSEFHVKTKQHSKSHSSIQHLLNLASPQRLNDSKNKSKANDKKRSEIILSFEDLQSLNREEDLAESSHRTQWSLLDDLPYSNVRDSIVLQEPERRTPSESIYAEICADSPGGSTSVSPQKHPVFPAPPRPEKRFTSIRINVPSSDSCQIVSHNPAGNRCASNVASPVEDNIYNTIK